One Rhodobacteraceae bacterium M385 genomic region harbors:
- a CDS encoding cupin domain-containing protein, whose protein sequence is MGHSQETGTIISYADITPFARGDGVQTRLMVGKSVADAAPFTTGTTVFPAGAAAPLHTHNCAEQVTILAGQAEAMVGGAVTELGPMDTSFVPADVPHYFRNIGDGPLTILWIYAARDVTRTFVETGETVAHMSPRDQV, encoded by the coding sequence ATGGGACATTCTCAGGAAACCGGCACGATCATCAGCTACGCGGACATCACGCCGTTCGCCCGAGGTGACGGGGTACAAACGCGCTTGATGGTGGGTAAATCCGTGGCCGACGCCGCCCCTTTCACCACCGGCACGACCGTGTTTCCGGCGGGCGCCGCCGCGCCGCTGCATACGCACAACTGTGCCGAGCAGGTAACAATCTTGGCGGGCCAAGCCGAGGCGATGGTCGGCGGCGCCGTAACCGAACTGGGGCCGATGGACACCAGCTTTGTGCCCGCAGACGTGCCCCATTACTTTCGCAACATCGGCGACGGCCCCCTGACAATCCTGTGGATCTATGCCGCCCGCGACGTCACCCGGACCTTCGTTGAGACCGGGGAAACCGTCGCCCACATGTCGCCCCGCGATCAGGTCTAG
- a CDS encoding Ldh family oxidoreductase produces the protein MSDLVSQSDLVAFIARCLVSCGMPAADADKVGALMAQADVNGQEGHGVFRLPMYIKRIRAGGMNMTPAFKRLSDRPATALIDGDNAMGHLVMHHATELAMEKARTTGVAWVGARMSNHAGPASLYAMMPAKENMIGLYLAVGSANHMPPWGGTDMLLSTNPIAVALPSKDHPPIVLDMATTVAAYGKVKTAAQRGEQMPEGWMVDRNGDPLTDPTRASEGFLLPIGGPKGYGLSLVFGILAGVLNGAAFGRDVVDFNADATSVTNTGQMILALDIAAFADPDAFRAEIDDVWRQMKSSAKMPGVDEIRLPGERMDRVRLERSTKGIPLSDALRAQLAALAGELGVAAL, from the coding sequence ATGTCTGATCTTGTTTCCCAAAGCGATCTTGTGGCCTTCATCGCCCGGTGTCTGGTGTCTTGCGGGATGCCTGCCGCCGATGCCGACAAGGTGGGCGCGCTGATGGCGCAGGCCGATGTGAATGGCCAGGAAGGTCACGGCGTGTTCCGTCTGCCGATGTATATCAAGCGCATTCGGGCGGGGGGGATGAACATGACGCCCGCGTTTAAGCGCCTGTCGGATCGGCCCGCCACAGCGTTGATTGATGGTGATAACGCCATGGGGCATCTGGTGATGCACCACGCTACTGAATTGGCGATGGAGAAAGCGCGCACTACCGGCGTGGCCTGGGTAGGCGCGCGGATGTCCAACCACGCGGGTCCGGCCTCGCTCTATGCGATGATGCCCGCGAAAGAGAACATGATCGGCCTCTATCTGGCGGTGGGTTCGGCCAATCATATGCCGCCTTGGGGTGGGACGGATATGTTGCTGTCCACCAATCCGATTGCCGTGGCGCTGCCCTCCAAGGATCACCCGCCGATCGTGCTGGATATGGCCACGACGGTTGCAGCATACGGCAAGGTCAAGACCGCCGCGCAACGGGGCGAGCAGATGCCCGAAGGCTGGATGGTGGATCGCAACGGCGATCCGCTGACCGACCCCACCCGCGCGAGCGAAGGGTTCTTGTTGCCCATCGGCGGGCCCAAGGGCTACGGGCTGTCGCTGGTGTTCGGCATCCTTGCGGGCGTTTTGAACGGGGCCGCTTTTGGCCGTGATGTGGTGGATTTCAACGCTGACGCCACTAGCGTCACGAACACCGGGCAAATGATCCTTGCCCTTGATATCGCGGCCTTTGCCGACCCCGATGCCTTCCGAGCCGAAATAGATGACGTGTGGCGGCAGATGAAATCCTCGGCCAAGATGCCCGGCGTCGATGAGATCCGCCTGCCCGGGGAGCGGATGGACCGGGTGCGGTTGGAACGATCCACCAAGGGCATTCCGCTCTCTGACGCCTTGCGCGCGCAGCTGGCGGCGCTGGCCGGGGAATTGGGGGTGGCGGCGCTTTGA
- a CDS encoding tripartite tricarboxylate transporter substrate binding protein, with product MMKNFAAALAVTGAAVAATGAMAQSEYPERPITMVIPLGAGGSHDLNARVITSIIPTYLEQAVIVRLTPGAGGQLGTQEVANAPADGYTLLFTHNYIDMLQQHVENLPYNPAEDFVTVARVNYAPIAVAVNADSPYETMDDLIAASRENPGGIQMAHSGNWGALFVPAAQFMQSLDMQWNLVPYQGGGPALQALLAGDADVTMGFPSSLGSHLEAGTIRILATAGPERIYDDVPTFEEVGVEGDVGFMHRVVLAPAGTPEDALATLREAFEALGEDTTFTRMMGRLGENIDIITGDEYEAMRADQSVAYEALVNQLTSQ from the coding sequence ATGATGAAGAACTTTGCAGCCGCCTTGGCCGTGACCGGGGCCGCCGTTGCCGCCACTGGCGCGATGGCCCAATCCGAATACCCAGAACGCCCCATCACGATGGTCATCCCATTGGGTGCTGGCGGATCCCATGACTTGAACGCGCGGGTCATCACTTCGATCATTCCGACCTATCTGGAACAGGCCGTGATCGTGCGCCTGACACCCGGCGCGGGCGGTCAGCTTGGCACCCAAGAGGTCGCCAACGCCCCCGCCGATGGCTACACGCTTTTGTTCACGCACAATTATATCGACATGCTGCAACAGCACGTCGAGAACCTGCCCTACAACCCGGCCGAGGATTTCGTGACCGTGGCGCGTGTCAACTACGCCCCCATCGCCGTGGCCGTGAACGCCGACAGCCCTTATGAGACGATGGACGACCTGATCGCCGCTTCCCGCGAAAATCCCGGCGGCATCCAGATGGCCCATTCGGGCAACTGGGGGGCGCTGTTCGTGCCTGCCGCACAGTTCATGCAGTCGCTCGATATGCAGTGGAACCTTGTTCCCTACCAAGGTGGCGGGCCCGCTTTGCAGGCGCTTCTGGCAGGTGACGCCGACGTGACCATGGGCTTCCCCTCGTCCCTCGGCAGCCACCTAGAGGCTGGCACGATCCGCATTCTGGCCACCGCCGGGCCGGAGCGTATCTATGACGACGTGCCGACCTTCGAGGAAGTCGGTGTCGAGGGCGACGTGGGCTTCATGCACCGCGTCGTTCTGGCCCCAGCCGGCACGCCAGAAGATGCCTTGGCAACCTTGCGCGAGGCGTTCGAGGCTCTCGGCGAAGACACCACCTTCACCCGCATGATGGGCCGTCTGGGTGAGAACATCGACATCATCACCGGTGATGAATACGAGGCCATGCGTGCTGATCAAAGCGTCGCGTACGAGGCGCTGGTGAACCAACTGACATCGCAATAA
- a CDS encoding tripartite tricarboxylate transporter permease, producing MIDQFIEGFGMAMRLDTVTMVAIGLFAGMLVGSLPGFTTLMAMAILLPISFFMDPLVGIPFLLGIYKGGIFGGSVPAILLSMPGTGAAVATSRDGYKLTQQGKSRKALDMALFASASGDTFSDIFTIMMIFPIAFLVMQFGPPELFAVLLMSLVIIAATSAANPVKGLVMMMLGLWLSFIGTDPLGGVERFTFGLFDLRSGIPLLPMLIGVFAIPEVASIVIRNEKGRKLAALMGERLKLHEFRRCARTIGRSTLIGTGIGIIPGLGQIVAAMMGYSAAKNASDHPETFGEGELEGVAAAEAANNAVNGPTLVPLLTLGIPGDNVTAILLGAFVAQGLRPGPELFEQQGATVFAILVAMVMANILFVVIGYLAIPFFSRLVTIKTSILIPVVIMFAFAGTYVFRSDSTDLLILVAFGAFGIIAKAAKFDVMPMVMGFILGPSMEYAFGQTVAMSNGDALGFFVTERIGAMLILLATPFAGYLLWKRLYGKPKTKTTTTPTT from the coding sequence ATGATAGACCAATTTATCGAAGGGTTTGGCATGGCCATGCGACTGGACACAGTCACCATGGTTGCCATTGGCCTGTTTGCCGGGATGCTTGTCGGCTCTTTGCCCGGATTCACTACCCTGATGGCAATGGCGATCCTGTTGCCGATTTCTTTCTTCATGGACCCTCTCGTGGGCATCCCCTTCCTGCTTGGCATCTATAAGGGAGGCATCTTCGGCGGCAGCGTTCCGGCGATCTTGCTGTCGATGCCCGGTACAGGCGCGGCGGTGGCAACGTCGAGGGATGGCTACAAGCTGACCCAACAGGGCAAATCGCGCAAAGCCCTTGATATGGCGCTGTTTGCCTCGGCCTCGGGCGATACGTTCTCCGACATCTTCACCATCATGATGATCTTCCCCATCGCCTTTTTGGTCATGCAATTTGGCCCGCCCGAGCTGTTTGCCGTGCTGCTGATGAGCCTTGTGATTATCGCCGCCACCTCTGCTGCGAACCCGGTCAAGGGCTTGGTGATGATGATGCTTGGTCTTTGGCTGTCGTTCATCGGCACGGACCCTTTGGGCGGCGTGGAGCGCTTTACCTTCGGGCTGTTTGACCTGCGTTCGGGCATTCCGCTTCTGCCCATGCTGATCGGCGTCTTCGCAATTCCTGAGGTCGCCTCCATTGTGATCCGCAACGAGAAGGGCCGCAAACTTGCCGCCCTGATGGGAGAGCGCCTGAAACTGCACGAGTTCCGCCGTTGTGCCCGTACCATTGGCCGCTCTACCCTGATCGGGACGGGCATCGGGATCATCCCCGGTCTGGGCCAAATCGTGGCCGCGATGATGGGTTATTCGGCGGCCAAGAATGCTTCCGACCACCCAGAGACCTTTGGCGAGGGCGAGCTTGAAGGCGTCGCCGCCGCAGAGGCCGCCAACAACGCCGTGAACGGCCCGACGCTGGTGCCTTTGCTGACCCTCGGCATCCCCGGCGACAACGTCACGGCCATTCTGCTGGGTGCCTTCGTGGCTCAGGGCCTGCGCCCGGGACCAGAGTTGTTTGAACAACAAGGTGCCACGGTTTTCGCGATCCTTGTCGCAATGGTGATGGCGAACATCTTGTTCGTGGTGATTGGCTACCTCGCCATTCCGTTTTTCTCGCGGCTGGTGACGATCAAGACCTCGATCCTGATCCCGGTCGTTATCATGTTCGCTTTCGCGGGCACCTATGTGTTCCGCTCCGACTCCACCGACCTGTTGATCCTCGTGGCCTTTGGCGCCTTCGGGATCATCGCCAAGGCCGCGAAGTTCGACGTGATGCCGATGGTGATGGGCTTCATCCTTGGACCCTCGATGGAATACGCCTTTGGCCAGACCGTCGCTATGTCCAACGGGGATGCGCTTGGCTTCTTCGTGACCGAACGCATCGGGGCGATGTTGATCCTGCTGGCCACGCCCTTTGCCGGATATCTTTTGTGGAAGCGCCTCTACGGCAAACCCAAAACAAAAACCACAACGACACCAACAACATAA
- a CDS encoding tripartite tricarboxylate transporter TctB family protein, translating to MTFKSLLRTPETQVTLALLVASVLSLVFMGSLIAAPRALFGRSLSAIPPSMFPAITITLLAVLCVIALVLIARGQGAMQDTPMKRAEWVRSFILFGILTLYALTMAPFGFLISSAVTIALLSLVMEARNPIQIVLVSLIGPIALYLAATRLLAVSLPELIAIELFYARVLPF from the coding sequence GTGACCTTCAAATCCCTCCTCCGAACACCCGAGACGCAAGTGACGCTCGCCCTACTGGTGGCCTCTGTCCTGTCGCTTGTGTTCATGGGTTCCCTCATCGCGGCACCTCGGGCGCTTTTTGGACGGTCGCTTTCCGCGATCCCGCCAAGCATGTTCCCCGCCATCACGATCACCCTTCTGGCGGTGCTTTGCGTGATCGCCCTGGTGCTGATCGCACGCGGCCAAGGGGCAATGCAGGACACGCCGATGAAACGCGCCGAATGGGTCCGATCCTTCATCCTGTTCGGCATCCTTACCCTATACGCGCTGACCATGGCCCCCTTTGGCTTCCTAATCTCTTCCGCCGTGACCATCGCATTGCTGTCGCTGGTGATGGAGGCGCGCAACCCGATCCAGATCGTGCTGGTCAGCCTGATCGGCCCCATCGCCCTATACCTTGCCGCCACGCGCCTTCTGGCCGTGTCGCTTCCCGAACTGATCGCGATCGAGCTCTTTTACGCCCGCGTTCTGCCGTTTTGA
- a CDS encoding TRAP transporter substrate-binding protein, with protein sequence MTAPWRITLAGYQGPGSVHTRGLEVFRDAMTRQLGDRVEVVLRTNVGPEGIKTEDLPGLVEAGDFDGCYIASSYLAGRVPALSLFDMPFSAPDRAQGLALVDGPLGARFAQDIGAATELALLGVWDNGLRHMATAQTPLRAPDDCKGLVLRTLPNDDHQRVFRALGFNPQVIDAKDLTEAVTSGQVDAQENPLTNTYNFNLHGPLPIITLTAHLMGIALLVFNKARLAALPGDIRTAITLAASEATASQRALAQSDDAECAKALAASGATLIELTAAEQAAWQAAAAPHTARARAQHDAALLALWDDAAPASQMADTAPSAQGSNSAPSAQGGEAV encoded by the coding sequence ATGACGGCGCCGTGGCGCATAACGCTTGCGGGCTACCAAGGCCCCGGCTCGGTCCATACCCGGGGGCTAGAGGTGTTTCGCGATGCGATGACACGTCAGTTGGGCGACCGTGTAGAAGTTGTGTTGCGCACCAATGTCGGCCCTGAAGGGATCAAGACCGAGGATCTTCCCGGCTTGGTCGAGGCGGGCGATTTTGACGGCTGCTACATCGCCTCCAGCTATCTTGCGGGCCGCGTGCCCGCGTTGTCCCTGTTTGACATGCCGTTTAGCGCCCCGGATCGGGCGCAGGGATTGGCACTGGTGGACGGCCCCCTAGGCGCAAGGTTCGCCCAAGACATCGGCGCGGCCACGGAATTGGCGCTGCTTGGGGTCTGGGACAATGGGTTGCGCCACATGGCAACGGCGCAAACGCCCCTACGTGCGCCCGATGACTGCAAGGGTCTGGTGCTGCGCACCCTGCCCAACGATGACCACCAGCGCGTGTTCCGCGCCCTAGGTTTCAACCCACAGGTGATCGACGCCAAAGACCTGACCGAGGCCGTGACCAGCGGCCAAGTTGACGCTCAGGAAAACCCGCTGACCAATACCTATAACTTCAACCTTCACGGGCCTTTGCCGATCATCACGCTCACGGCGCACCTGATGGGCATCGCTTTGTTGGTGTTCAACAAGGCCCGTCTCGCCGCCCTACCCGGCGACATCCGCACCGCAATCACCCTTGCCGCGTCCGAGGCCACCGCTTCCCAACGCGCCCTTGCCCAAAGCGATGACGCTGAGTGTGCAAAGGCGCTGGCTGCATCCGGTGCCACGCTTATTGAATTGACCGCGGCAGAGCAGGCCGCCTGGCAAGCTGCCGCCGCCCCCCACACCGCGCGCGCCCGCGCCCAACACGACGCCGCGCTCCTGGCGCTCTGGGATGACGCGGCGCCGGCATCGCAAATGGCCGATACTGCGCCTTCGGCGCAAGGGTCCAATTCTGCGCCTTCGGCGCAAGGCGGAGAAGCCGTTTGA
- a CDS encoding AEC family transporter yields MLSQMTEVLAPICIIVLIGFAMGRSKAGLETRALSSLIILVATPALIFHTLASLQVPTDTIQVMSVAALLCLVVAGGMGLALLLLFKGAVRSYLPPLMLPNSGNLGLPLVFLAFGQEGLELGIAYFFVVALVQHSFGMSIYAGSLKLGVLMRQPLFYAVAAVLVVTWTGIEVPTIILTTTEMLGGMMIPAMLVLLGASLSRLQITDLRPALAIAFGRLAIGIASAALVIWLLDFSGAMAGTVFLLASMPTAIVNYIYAERYQHNPRQVAGSIVVSTVLTFLCLPAIVWAALAIAGPQ; encoded by the coding sequence ATGCTAAGCCAGATGACCGAGGTTTTGGCCCCGATCTGCATCATCGTGCTGATTGGGTTTGCAATGGGCCGCTCCAAGGCGGGGCTGGAGACGCGGGCGCTCAGCTCTCTCATCATTCTGGTGGCGACGCCTGCGTTGATCTTTCACACGCTGGCTTCGCTTCAGGTGCCCACCGACACGATCCAAGTGATGTCAGTGGCCGCCCTTCTGTGCCTTGTGGTGGCAGGCGGTATGGGCTTGGCGCTGCTGCTTCTGTTCAAGGGCGCCGTGCGCAGTTACCTGCCGCCCCTGATGTTGCCGAACTCGGGCAACCTCGGCTTGCCGCTGGTGTTTCTGGCCTTCGGGCAAGAGGGGCTGGAACTGGGCATCGCCTACTTCTTCGTGGTCGCCTTGGTGCAGCATTCCTTCGGGATGTCGATCTATGCCGGGTCGCTGAAACTGGGCGTGTTGATGCGCCAGCCGCTGTTCTACGCGGTGGCGGCCGTTTTGGTGGTGACCTGGACGGGCATCGAGGTGCCGACAATCATTCTGACCACGACCGAGATGTTGGGCGGCATGATGATCCCCGCCATGCTGGTCCTTCTGGGCGCGTCGCTATCGCGTCTGCAAATCACCGATCTGCGCCCTGCCCTCGCAATCGCTTTCGGGCGGCTCGCCATCGGGATAGCCTCGGCCGCCTTAGTGATCTGGCTACTGGATTTCAGCGGCGCCATGGCGGGAACGGTGTTCCTTCTCGCCTCCATGCCCACGGCGATCGTGAACTACATCTACGCCGAGCGCTATCAACACAATCCGCGTCAGGTGGCGGGATCTATCGTGGTCTCTACGGTGCTAACCTTTCTGTGCTTGCCGGCCATCGTTTGGGCGGCGCTGGCGATCGCGGGGCCACAATGA